The Deinococcus radiotolerans DNA window CTTTCATACCCGCACAAAAACCGGGCGGTCTCAGGCGTTGCAGGACGCTGCCCCGGACGCCTTCGTGCAGATTTCAGCAGAGGACGCTCAGCAGTACGGCATCGAGCAGGGCGACTGGATTCTGATCGAGTCGCGGCGCGGCCTAGTCATCGAGCGGGCCCGCATCGGGGACATCAAGCCGGGGCTGGTGTTCATCCCCTGGCATTACGGGTACTGGGACGATCCGAGCCGGCCGCGCGCCGCAAACGAACTGACCCTCACCGAGTGGGATCCGGTCAGCAAGCAGCCGCACTACAAGTACGCCGCGGTCCGCATCAGCCGGTACGCCGCGCGGGACGCCCTGCCTGCTCCTGGCCTGATCGGCCGCGCTGTCAAAGCGGTGCAGGGCCTGCTCGGCCAGGAGCGCAGTTCTGCGGCGCAGGGCAGCTCAGCGCAGGAGCCGCAGCCCAAGACGACCCAAAGGGTGGATGGTTGAGATGCACGTCGGACATTACGTCGGCCTGGTGCACGGGAGTGAGGAGCGACTCGTGGACGCCATCACCCGCGTGGCCGAGCACCACCGGGATGAGCCGGACATCTACGAAACCTGCCAGCTACTGGCCGCCTGGTCCCGTCAGCACGCCGCGGCCCTGAAACCGTTGGTTCAACAGTACGGCGAGCACAGGAATGCGGAGCCCAGCGCGATGGAACACGCACTGTTCCAGGGCCCCCGCCGGGGCGGCCTGGCGCTGCTGCGTGACCTGCACGACCTGTGGCTGATGACCCAGGAGGTGCAGCTGTGCTGGACGGTCCTCGAGCAGGCGGCGCAGGCCTTACGGGACGAGCACCTTGAACGGGTCTGTCAGGCGTGCGGCGCGGAAACCGGGCGCCAGACGGCGTTCTTCCTCACCCGCATCAAGCAGGCCGCGCCGCAGGCGCTGGTGGTCGCGTCCTGACCAGACAGGAGGGTACTGCCCCGAGCGCCCGGAGCGGCTGCATGACGCTACTGAAAGCCCCGTCCCGGGCTCAAACGTGCCGGTCGAGCAGATCAGAAGACATCCCGAGAGCAGGGTGGACCGGCCCGCTGCGTGCGGTCTGGAGATCCGGAACGGCTACCGCCCAGCGTCCCCCACACCGGAACTGACCGCTCCGCGTGCAGGTACACGCGGAGGGCAGCTGGATGCGCCTGTGGACCGGTATCAGCTTAGCTCGCCGCGCCGGGCACGGCCCGCAGGCGGACGCGCGTGATCTTCAGACCCTGCACGTCCTCCACGGTCAGGTCGTACCCGGCGACATGCACGGTCGTGCCGGGCGCAGGGACGGTCCCCACGGCCGTCAGGACGAGCCCGGCGATGGTCGTCACGTCCGCGCTGCGAAGGGGCAGGCCGAGGTTCCTGGATAGTTCGGCCAGGGTGACCTCGCCGTCCAAGGTGAGGGATCCGTCCTCGTTGTGCGTGATCCACGGTGAGGACGGGGCGCCTTCTTCCTCGATGACGTCCTCGATGAGGTCGTCCATGGTCACGAAGCCGAGCGTCCCGCCGAACTCGTCCACGACCAGGGCGGCATGCACGCGCTCCCGTTTGAAGAGGGCCAGAAGGTCTTCGGCCGTGGCGCTGGCGGCCACGCTCGGCAGGGGACGCAACAGCCGCTCAAGTGACACGTCACGGCCCTGCACCCGGGCGCGCATGACGTCCTTGCTGTGCAGCACGCCCATAATCTGATCCAGACTGTCCCTGTAGACCGGGTAGCGGCTCCGGGGGGACGCGGCGATCTTCGACTGGACCTCCGCCATGGTGGCGCGGATGTTCAGGGCGTCCAGGCGGCTGCGGGACGTCATGAGCTCCTCAGCGGTGCGGTCTTCCAGATCGAGGATGTTGTGGATGAGCTGCTGTTGCACGTGGTCGAGTTGGCCGCTCGCGGCCACTTCCTCAGTGACGATGGCCAGCTCCTTGCTGGTGTAGAGCCCGGCGGCCTTGCCAGGCTCCCGGACGCCCAGGAGCCGCATGAGGGCCAGCGCGAGGAAGTTCAGCGCGGCGGTCATCGGGCGGAACACGAAGCCAAAGCCGCGCATCAGGGGGTTCACGGCCACGCTGACCGGCTCCGGCGTCTGGAGGGCCAGGGCCTTGGGGATCATCTCGCCGAACACGACGTGCATGAAGGTGATGAAGCTCAGGGCAACGATGAAGCCTGCCGTATGCGCGGCAGCGTGCGAGAGGCCCAGGGACTCGAAGGGGCCGTACAGCCACTTCGCCACAGCCGGTTCGCCGTACATGCCCAGCCCGATGCTGGCGAGGGTGATGCCGAGCTGGGCGATGGCAATGTACCCGTCCTTCCCAGCGGAGCGGTCAAAGACGCGCACCAACCAGCGGGCGGCGCCGCTCCCGGCGTCCGCCAGGGTCTCCAGGCGACTGCGCCGGGCGGCCAGCAGCGCGAACTCAGCGGTGACAAACAGCCCGTTCAGGATGACCAGCACGAGAATCACGGCAACGGGCAGCAGTACGTCCGTGATGACGTTCATGCGCGGCCTCCGGGCAGGGTGAAGCTCACGCGGCGCACCGCCCGGCGTTCCATGTGATCCACGCGCAGGATCACACCAGCGGGCTCCACCACCACCTCATCCCCGACCAGGGGCAGACGCCCGAGTGCCTGCCAGACGAGGCCACTGACGGTGTCCACCTCATGGGTCGGCAGGTTCAGGCCGAACTGGTCGTTGAGTGCCTCGACGAGAACGTCCCCTCGGACGGTGACGTGCCCTTGATGCACGGCGATCGGGTCATCCTCCTGATCGAACTCGTCTTGCAGCTCCCCGAAGATTTCCTCCAGTGCGTCTTCCAGGGTGACCATGCCGGCCACCCCGCCGTACTCGTTGACCACAACGGCGCTGTGCCGCCCGGCGTCCCGCAATTTTCTCCATAGGTCCGGAACGGACACGAGTTCTGACACGATCAGGGGCGTGAGCATCACGCTGGTCACCAGGGCCTCGGGGGTCCGTTCTGCCGTCAGGAACACCGTGCGCAGGTGCACCACGCCGATCACGTCCTCCTGAGCATTCACCACCGGGAACCTGGAGTAGGGGCTCGCCGCGAGCCTCGGCAGGGCCGCCTGGACCGTCAGCTCGGCGGGCACGGTCACCAGCTGCGTGCGGGTGGTCATGATCTCCCGCACCACCCGGTCGTTGACGTTCAGTACGCCTGCCAGCATGTCCCGTTCGGCCGCGTCGATCAGCCCGCCGGCGGCACTCTCGCGGTACAGGCCCTCAAGTTCTTCCGGGGAATGCACGTGCGCGTGGCTGTGGTCCACGTTGAGCTTCCAGGCGCGCATCAGGGCGAACGCCGTTCCATTGAAGAGCCTGATCAGGGGCGTGAACAGCCACTGGCTGACCTGCATGGGCCGCAGGGTGGCCAGGGCCAGCCGCTCGGGGTAGCGCAGGGCCACCGTCTTGGGCAGCAGCTCGCCCAGCACCACCTGAAGGGCCGTGATGACGACCAGCACGATCAGCACGGCAACCGCCTGCCCAGCCGCCCCGAAGAGCGGTTCAAGCAGTGGTGTCAGCTGCGCCTGACCGAATGCGCCCGCCACCAGGCTGGACAGCGTGATGCCGATCTGACAGGCCGCCACGTAATGGTCGAGGCGTCTGGGGTCTTTCAGGATGCTGAGCAGGGCCACGGCCGAGGCATTTCCCGTTTCTGCGGCCTCCTGCACGCGGGAGCGCCGGGAACCGACAGTCGCGAACTCAGCGGCGACGTACAACGCATTGACCGCCACCATGATCAGGACCACCATGATCACGAGCAGGGTGTTCATGGCTGTCTCCGGACGGCAGTAGAGGCCAGCCGCAAGAGGGTGAGCGCAGGGGAATAACCGGAACTGGGGGGTTCGGCGTCGTCACAAAGGGGCAACGTCATGAGGGCTCATCATAACGGATGTCCTGCCCGTGGGGCGTCCTCCTTTCGATGGAATCGGCAGAGGTCAGCGCCAGGATGGGCGATATCCTGCCTGTGAGCTGATTACTTACAAGAGGCAGCGTGCCTTCGACGAGTGTCTGGTCCGTCCAACGGCGGTCAGAGTCGTCAGGTCCATTCACGTGAGTAGGTTCCGCCGTAGCGTCTGAACCAGCGCTCCTGCGTTTCCCGCATGAAGAGCCCAGACCATGATCGGAACGTGCCGGTGGCGCTAGGCACCGACCCGCATATCACTCCCTCCGGCACCATCAGGCGGACCAAGCGGCTCGCGCGCTCCTGTTCAGTGCTGCCCATCAGATCGAACGCACGGACCCTGAGGCTGGCGAAGGCGCCCTGCGCAGACTGGACATGTCAGTCCTGTTGGGCGCCGCCTCAACCTGAGGATCTGGCCCTCATTTGAGGGCGCCCTGTCGCTCTTTCTGGCCTGAATACATACGTTTCAAGATCTGTGGCGCCCGTCAGGTGAAGTCGGCAGAGAAATGGCATGGTTCACGCCTCACACCCAACGCGTTACCCTGCGCTCGCCCCTCAACCCCCTCCTGCTCCTGAACGCAGGCACCCTCCGGCCTCCCGGACTGTGGCCAGGGTTCAGTCAGATTCTGGAAAGGCGTCAGACTATCCGGTATGCCTGCCCCGTTTCAGTTCGACAACACCTATGCGCGGGACCTGCCGGGCTTCTACGCGCGCTGGCAGCCGGCGGCGGTGCCCGCACCAGACCTGCTGTTCTTCAATCACGACCTGGCCGCCGAACTGGGGCTGGACCCCGATGTCCTGGATGGGCCAGAAGGCGCAGCCATCTTCGCCGGCAATCAGGTTCCTGATGGGGCCGAGCCGCTCGCACAGGCGTACGCCGGTCATCAGTTCGGGGGGTTCTCACCTCAACTCGGTGACGGCCGCGCCCTCCTCCTCGGCGAGGTCGTCGACCGATTCGGGCGGCGCCGCGACCTGATGCTCAAAGGCTCAGGCCGCACGCCCTTCTCCAGACGGGGCGACGGCAAGGCCGCCGTCGGGCCTATGCTGCGCGAGGTGCTGATCGGTGAGGCCATGTCCGCCCTCGGCATTCCCACCACCCGCGCCCTCGCGGTGGCGGCCACCGGCGAACCCGTCTACCGGGAGCGGACCCTCCCAGGCGCGGTCCTCACCCGCGTGGCGGACAGCCACCTGCGGGTCGGCACCTTCGAGTACTTCAGCGCCCGCCGCGACACCGAGCGCGTCCAGCAGCTGGCCGAGTACGCCATCGCGCGACATGACCCCGACCTCGCGGGAACGGACGACCGGTACCTGGGCCTGCTGCGGCGGGTAGCTCAGCGGCAGGCGGCCCTGGTGGCGCGGTGGATGAACGTCGGGTTCATTCACGGCGTGCTGAACACCGACAACGTCGTGATCTCCGGTGAGACGATCGATTACGGTCCGTGCGCGTTCCTGGAGGCGTACGACCCGGACGCCGTGTTCAGTTCCATCGACCACGGGGGACGCTACGCCTACGGCAACCAGCCACCGGTCACGCGCTGGAATCTGGCCCGGCTGGCCGAGACGCTGCTGCCACTCATCGCCGGGCAGGACACCGAGGCAGCCGTGTCTCGCGCGGTCGGCCAGGCAACCGAGGTGATCGACGCCTTCCCAGCGTGGTATGCCGCCGAACTGCTCACCGGACAACGGGCGAAGCTGGGCCTGCGGGGCGGAGACGACGCGAGCGACCGCGCACTGGCGGAGGACTGGCTGACGCTGCTCCAGGAGCACCGGGTGGACTTCACGCTCGCGTGGCGTCGACTGGCCGACGCGGCCGACGGGAACGAGGCGCCTCTTCGAGCCCTGTTCCCCTTCCCCCAGGCCCCCGACGCCTGGCTCGCCCGCTGGCGGTCATGCGCTGAGAGCGAGGGCCGTTCAGCTGCGGACTGGCGTGAACGGGCACAGCACATGCGCCGGGTCAACCCAGTGGTCATCCCGCGCAATCACCGCGTGGAAGAAGCCCTGGCAGCCGCCTCCGAACACGGGGATCTCGGCCCGTTCCAGCGCCTGCTGGCGGCGCTCCAGCACCCGTACGACGAAAGACCCGAGCAGGCGGCGTACCATGAGCCGGCCCGAGCGGAGGTCACCGCCTGTTACCGCACGTTCTGCGGTACTTGACGGAGCCAACCCCTCACCGAGTTGCGACGAGAACGTTCAGATCGGTCCGAGGCACCGTTGATTGAGATGGCTGAACATATTCGATGTTGATCTCGGTCTGCTGAGTGACCACTACGGGGTGTGCCGCGTGGCCCCGAGGACGTGTCGGCCGCCAAAGACTACTGATGTGTCGGCACCCAGGTGATCGGTAGGCGAGCGGGTGTCCAGGTACGGGGAAGACGCTGCCACTGGCCCCAGGCCGTAACCTCATCCCGCGCCCCCATGAGGCCGTTGACGATGCGGCGCGAACAGCGTTCCGCAGCAAGCCAGATCCATGGTGGTCTGGTGTGGCGGGTCATGCCGACGCATCACTCGGCGCACTCCAGCGCCAGCGCAGTTGGTGCTGGAGTGCGCTCGCTGTTGGTGGCAGCACAATGCCTGCTCTGCGGGACCCGTTCGTCAGTGCCCTGAGCTGGCGTCGGCACCATGAATGACTGACCCCGATCGCCCGGCCGATGCCCCGGTATGACCGGTGGTCTGACACCCATTGGTCGCCGAGGGCCGCCGGGTCAGGTGACAGTCGCGCTCGTTGGTGATGCTGCGGTTGAGCTGGATTGAGCCGACCGACCGGGTGGGGGAGACGCCGCTCATGATTGGGAACGAGGTGGAGCGACTCAACCGTGCAGGGGGTGGTCGCTCGGAGCGTGTGACGCGAGTTCTCGGATGCAGGAACTGCGTCGTCGAGACGGCTGGTCCAGAGCCTGGGCTGGCGTCAGTGGCGCGTGATGGCTGCGCGGTTCACATCATGTCATGGCTTGAAAACATTTCTGCGATCACGTACTCTTCTGAAAAGCCAACTACAGACTGTTTTGCCTCCGTCGCCGCTCAGTGTCGCCCGCCCGACGCCTGAAGGAGCTGCCGTATGCCGCGATCTGCCTCCACCTGCTGTTCCGCCCGCCGGTCCCTGGACGCTCCCCATGCTGCTTGAACGCGCCGAACTGCGTGTCGTGTCCCTGCCGCTGCTGCGCCCCTTCCGGACCTCCTTCGGCGAAATCCGCGACAAGACCTTCATCCTGCTGCGGCTCTACGGCGAAGGCCTGCACGGCGTGGCCGAAGGCGTCATGGACGCCCGGCCGCAGTACCGCGAGGAGACCATCAGCGGCGCACTGGCCCTCCTGCGCGAAGCCATCCTGCCCGACATTCTCGGACGGCGCTGGGAGAACCCCGAGCAGCTCACGCGCCACCTCAGCGCTGTGCGCGGCAACCGCATGACCCTGGCCACCGTGGAGATGGCCTATTGGGACCTGTGGGCCCAGGCGCGCAACCTTCCGCTTTCCACCGTGCTCGGCGGCGTGCGCAACGAAGTGCCGGTGGGGGTCTCGCTCGGCATCCACACGTCGGTCGACGCCACCGTGGAGAGCGCCGTGCGGCACGCCGAACAGGGGTACCGCCGCATTAAACTCAAGATTCAGCCTGGCTGGGACGTCGAAGTGGTCCGGGCCGTGAAGGCCGCCCTCGGGACGCTGCCGGTGACCGTGGACGCGAACGCCGCGTACTCCCTGGCGGACCTCAACGTCCTGCGCGCGCTCGATGACCTCGGCCTGGACTACATCGAGCAGCCCCTAGCGTGGGACGACCTGCGCGACCACGCCAAACTCCAGGCGCTCATGCGCACGCCCCTGTGCCTCGACGAGTGCATCACCACCGCCCAGGACGCCCGCAAGGCGCTCGAAACCGCCGCCTGCCGCCTCGTCAACATCAAAGTCGGGCGCGTCGGCGGGCACCTCGAAGCCCGGCGGATCCACGACGTGGCCACCTCCTTCAGCGCCCCGGTGTGGTGCGGCGGCATGCTCGAAAGCGGCGTCGGCCGGGCCCACAACATTCACCTCGCGTCGCTGGCGAACTTCACCAAGCCCGGCGACACCAGCTCGTCCTCGCGCTACTGGGCGCGCGACCTGATCCACGAGCCGCTCGAAACCCGCGGCGGCCTGATGCCGGTGCCTGCGGGCCCGGGCATCGGGGTGACCCTGGACCTGCCGTTTCTGGAGAGCGTCACCCGGCACACCGAGCACCTCGGCCCGGTAACGGTGCCGGTCACGGCGGTATGACCGGCGCGCTGACCGTCCGGGTACTGAGCGGCCTGACGGAACTGTCCCTCACGCCGCCCCTGGCGAGGGCGATCTGGGGTGAGGACGACGGCCCGGAAGACCCGGTGCTGCTGCAGGTCCTGCAGCGCGTCGGTGGCCTGGTCGCTGGCGCGCTGGACCCGCAGGGCCAAGTGTGGGCGTACCTCGTGGGGCTGCCGACCGCCCGGGCGGACACCCAGCACTCCCACCGGCTGGGCGTGCACCCGGACGTCCGGCGCCAGGGGCTCGGCGAGCAGCTCAAACGCTTTCAGCAGACGTGGTGCCTGGAACGGGACGTCACCCGCGTCACCTGGACCTTCGATCCGCTGCTGCTCGCCAACGCCCACCTGAACATCCACCGGCTCGGCGCCGTGGCGGTCGCCTACCTGCCCAACTACTACGGGGCGATGGCTGGCATCAACGCTGGCGTGCCCTCCGACCGCTTCGAGGTGGTGTGGCCGCTGGGCGGCGCGCACACCCACGCCCCGTGGCCCATGGGGCCGGCCGTGGATCCCCTCCGGGACGACCTTCCGGCGGACCTTCCGGGCGCGCTGGCCCTATGCGTGCCGCGCGACTACTACCGCCTCCTCCGTGAGGATCCGGCGCTGGCCCTCGAGTGGCGCCAGCGCAGCGCGCCGCTGTTCAGCCGGCTGTTCCAGGCCGGCCACACGCTCGTGGACGTGGACCTCAGCCGGGGACAGTACCTTTTCCGGCGGACGGCATGCTGACGTTCGTGATCCGCCGGCTGCTGGCGCTGCCACTCATTCTGCTGGCCGTGACGCTCTTGATCGTGCTGGTCATGCAGCTGATCCCGCCCGAGCAGCGCGCCGCGGCGTACGCCAGCAACCTGCAGCAGCTCTCCCAGATTCCCGAGATCATCAAAACAAACCACCTCGACGGCAACGTCTTCGAGCAGTACGGACTGTGGCTGCGCCAGGCGCTGAGCGGGAACCTCGGCTTCTCCCGCACCAGTGGCCAGCCGGTGCTTCCCACCCTGCTCTCGCGCTTTCCCGCCACCCTGGAACTCGCGCTCTACACCCTCATTCCACTGATCACGCTCGGCGTCTGGCTGGGCGGTCACGCGGCCGTGCACCGCAACCGCACGGTCGACACGGTCATCCGGGTGGTCTCGGTCGTGGGCTACAGCGTGCCCAGCTTCGTGCTCGGCGTGTGGCTCCTGGTGATCTTCTACGGCGCCCTGGACCTGCTGCCCGGCACCGGCAACCTCAGCAACGACGCCGCCGTGCGGCTGCTCACCGGTGAGGTCCGGCACGTGACCGGCCTCGTCACGGTCGACGCGCTGCTCAGCGGGCGGCTCGACGTGTTCTGGGATGCGCTGGTGCACCTGATCCTGCCGGTGTTCACGCTGCTGGTCGTCAGTGGCGCCGGCCTGATCAAGGGCACGCGGGCCAGCATGATCGAGGCGCTAAACAGCGACTACATCCGCACTGCGCGGGCCAAGGGCGTCAGTGAGCGCGTCATCGTCCGCAAGCACGCCCGGCGCAACGCGCTGCTGACCGTGGTGACCCTGTCGGCCCTCAGCGTGTCCGGGCTGCTGCAGGGCGCCGTGATCGCCGAGACCCTCTACGGCTACCCCGGCGTCGGCAGCTGGGCCGCGCAGGCCGCGGCGCTGGGCGACATGCCCGGCGTGCTGGGCTTCGCGCTGCTGACCGCGACCATCGTCGTGACCGTCAATCTGCTCGCCGACCTGGCCTACACCCTGGTCGACCCCCGGGTGCGGTACGCATGAGCCTCGTCACGGCCGGCGACTCCGGGTCCGCCCCGGGCCCGCGGGCAGCCCGCGAATCCGGCACCCGGGGGCGGCTGCGCCGCCTGCAACGCAGCGTGCCCGCGCAGGTTGGCGCCCTGTTGATCGGTCTGTTCGTGCTGGTCACGGTGCTCGCCCCGGTCCTCGCGCCGCCGCAGGGCAACTGCCGCCGGGCGCTGGGACTGAGCGCCGAGCAGACCGTGCCCGGCCCCGCGGCGTACCTGCGCGAGGTACTGCTCACGCCCGACGCCTGCCTGCAGATGCCCCGCGAGGGCTTCGCCGCCCAGCCCACCCCGCCCGCCCCGGACGCCCCGCTCGGGCGGGTGGGCGGCTACGACATCCGCTACGGGCTGGTGTGGGGCACGCGCACCGCGTTCTTCCTGGGCCTCACGGTCCTGGCCATCACCCTGACCGTCGGCAGCCTGGTGGGCCTGATCGCCGGGTTCTATGGTGGGCTCGCCGACACCCTGCTGATGCGCTTCACCGATGTGATCTTCGCCTTTCCCGCCCTGGTGTTGATGCTCGTGCTTGTGGCCGCGCTCGGCCCGGGGCTGCAGAACATCATCATCGCCCTGAGCCTGGTGTCCTGGGCCGCGCTCGCCCGGGTGGTCCGTTCGGAGGTCCTGCGGCTGCGCGAACTGGAGTTCGTCGCCGCCGCGCAGAGCCTCGGGGCCAGCCCCGGCCGCGTCGCGCTGCGCCACGTGCTGCCCGGCGCGACCGGCCCGCTGCTGAGCCTCGCCGTGCTGGAGATGGGCGCGCTGCCCATCGTGGCGGGCGCGCTGTCCTTCCTAGGGCTGGGCACGCCGCTCGGCTACGCCGACTGGGGCCAGCTGATCGCCCTGGCCCAGAAATGGATTCAGGGCCCGCCCGGCGAGCCGTTCGCCTACTGGTACGTCACGCTCTTTCCCGGCCTGTGCATCGTCCTGTACAGCGTCGCCTGGAACCTCCTGGGGGACGCGCTCAGCGAAGCGTTCGATCCCCGCAACCGCTGACCCCCTTCCCGCGCCTGTCCGCGATCCGCGCGTCCCCTGTCCGCCCGCCCCCCGTCTTCCGTCCGGAGGTCTGCCCATGAAGCGTTCCCTGATTCCCCTGTCCGGCGCCCTGCTTGGCTCCCTCGCCGCCGCCACGCCACGCGACACCCTCGTCTACCAGGTCGCGGCGGCCGT harbors:
- a CDS encoding molybdopterin oxidoreductase: MHVGHYVGLVHGSEERLVDAITRVAEHHRDEPDIYETCQLLAAWSRQHAAALKPLVQQYGEHRNAEPSAMEHALFQGPRRGGLALLRDLHDLWLMTQEVQLCWTVLEQAAQALRDEHLERVCQACGAETGRQTAFFLTRIKQAAPQALVVAS
- a CDS encoding hemolysin family protein; translation: MNVITDVLLPVAVILVLVILNGLFVTAEFALLAARRSRLETLADAGSGAARWLVRVFDRSAGKDGYIAIAQLGITLASIGLGMYGEPAVAKWLYGPFESLGLSHAAAHTAGFIVALSFITFMHVVFGEMIPKALALQTPEPVSVAVNPLMRGFGFVFRPMTAALNFLALALMRLLGVREPGKAAGLYTSKELAIVTEEVAASGQLDHVQQQLIHNILDLEDRTAEELMTSRSRLDALNIRATMAEVQSKIAASPRSRYPVYRDSLDQIMGVLHSKDVMRARVQGRDVSLERLLRPLPSVAASATAEDLLALFKRERVHAALVVDEFGGTLGFVTMDDLIEDVIEEEGAPSSPWITHNEDGSLTLDGEVTLAELSRNLGLPLRSADVTTIAGLVLTAVGTVPAPGTTVHVAGYDLTVEDVQGLKITRVRLRAVPGAAS
- a CDS encoding hemolysin family protein, with the protein product MNTLLVIMVVLIMVAVNALYVAAEFATVGSRRSRVQEAAETGNASAVALLSILKDPRRLDHYVAACQIGITLSSLVAGAFGQAQLTPLLEPLFGAAGQAVAVLIVLVVITALQVVLGELLPKTVALRYPERLALATLRPMQVSQWLFTPLIRLFNGTAFALMRAWKLNVDHSHAHVHSPEELEGLYRESAAGGLIDAAERDMLAGVLNVNDRVVREIMTTRTQLVTVPAELTVQAALPRLAASPYSRFPVVNAQEDVIGVVHLRTVFLTAERTPEALVTSVMLTPLIVSELVSVPDLWRKLRDAGRHSAVVVNEYGGVAGMVTLEDALEEIFGELQDEFDQEDDPIAVHQGHVTVRGDVLVEALNDQFGLNLPTHEVDTVSGLVWQALGRLPLVGDEVVVEPAGVILRVDHMERRAVRRVSFTLPGGRA
- a CDS encoding protein adenylyltransferase SelO, encoding MPAPFQFDNTYARDLPGFYARWQPAAVPAPDLLFFNHDLAAELGLDPDVLDGPEGAAIFAGNQVPDGAEPLAQAYAGHQFGGFSPQLGDGRALLLGEVVDRFGRRRDLMLKGSGRTPFSRRGDGKAAVGPMLREVLIGEAMSALGIPTTRALAVAATGEPVYRERTLPGAVLTRVADSHLRVGTFEYFSARRDTERVQQLAEYAIARHDPDLAGTDDRYLGLLRRVAQRQAALVARWMNVGFIHGVLNTDNVVISGETIDYGPCAFLEAYDPDAVFSSIDHGGRYAYGNQPPVTRWNLARLAETLLPLIAGQDTEAAVSRAVGQATEVIDAFPAWYAAELLTGQRAKLGLRGGDDASDRALAEDWLTLLQEHRVDFTLAWRRLADAADGNEAPLRALFPFPQAPDAWLARWRSCAESEGRSAADWRERAQHMRRVNPVVIPRNHRVEEALAAASEHGDLGPFQRLLAALQHPYDERPEQAAYHEPARAEVTACYRTFCGT
- the menC gene encoding o-succinylbenzoate synthase; its protein translation is MLLERAELRVVSLPLLRPFRTSFGEIRDKTFILLRLYGEGLHGVAEGVMDARPQYREETISGALALLREAILPDILGRRWENPEQLTRHLSAVRGNRMTLATVEMAYWDLWAQARNLPLSTVLGGVRNEVPVGVSLGIHTSVDATVESAVRHAEQGYRRIKLKIQPGWDVEVVRAVKAALGTLPVTVDANAAYSLADLNVLRALDDLGLDYIEQPLAWDDLRDHAKLQALMRTPLCLDECITTAQDARKALETAACRLVNIKVGRVGGHLEARRIHDVATSFSAPVWCGGMLESGVGRAHNIHLASLANFTKPGDTSSSSRYWARDLIHEPLETRGGLMPVPAGPGIGVTLDLPFLESVTRHTEHLGPVTVPVTAV
- a CDS encoding GNAT family N-acetyltransferase; the protein is MTGALTVRVLSGLTELSLTPPLARAIWGEDDGPEDPVLLQVLQRVGGLVAGALDPQGQVWAYLVGLPTARADTQHSHRLGVHPDVRRQGLGEQLKRFQQTWCLERDVTRVTWTFDPLLLANAHLNIHRLGAVAVAYLPNYYGAMAGINAGVPSDRFEVVWPLGGAHTHAPWPMGPAVDPLRDDLPADLPGALALCVPRDYYRLLREDPALALEWRQRSAPLFSRLFQAGHTLVDVDLSRGQYLFRRTAC
- a CDS encoding ABC transporter permease, which encodes MLTFVIRRLLALPLILLAVTLLIVLVMQLIPPEQRAAAYASNLQQLSQIPEIIKTNHLDGNVFEQYGLWLRQALSGNLGFSRTSGQPVLPTLLSRFPATLELALYTLIPLITLGVWLGGHAAVHRNRTVDTVIRVVSVVGYSVPSFVLGVWLLVIFYGALDLLPGTGNLSNDAAVRLLTGEVRHVTGLVTVDALLSGRLDVFWDALVHLILPVFTLLVVSGAGLIKGTRASMIEALNSDYIRTARAKGVSERVIVRKHARRNALLTVVTLSALSVSGLLQGAVIAETLYGYPGVGSWAAQAAALGDMPGVLGFALLTATIVVTVNLLADLAYTLVDPRVRYA
- a CDS encoding ABC transporter permease; its protein translation is MSLVTAGDSGSAPGPRAARESGTRGRLRRLQRSVPAQVGALLIGLFVLVTVLAPVLAPPQGNCRRALGLSAEQTVPGPAAYLREVLLTPDACLQMPREGFAAQPTPPAPDAPLGRVGGYDIRYGLVWGTRTAFFLGLTVLAITLTVGSLVGLIAGFYGGLADTLLMRFTDVIFAFPALVLMLVLVAALGPGLQNIIIALSLVSWAALARVVRSEVLRLRELEFVAAAQSLGASPGRVALRHVLPGATGPLLSLAVLEMGALPIVAGALSFLGLGTPLGYADWGQLIALAQKWIQGPPGEPFAYWYVTLFPGLCIVLYSVAWNLLGDALSEAFDPRNR